From Calothrix sp. PCC 6303, a single genomic window includes:
- a CDS encoding AAA-like domain-containing protein produces the protein MSLTPVPNYSYQVGGTLPSDAPTYVKRQADEELYASLKAGEFCYVLNSRQMGKSSLRVQTMKRLQQEGIACAAIDISVVDATPEQWYAGVIDSIATGLNLYQFDIDDWWNENHLLPYAQRFSNFLVEIVLESINTQVIIFIDEIDSILSLRSQFNTDDFFAAIREFYNRRADNPKYNRISFALLGVSTPADLIQDKYRTPFNIGRAIALAGFEFAEAQPLAPGLAEIGNPQALLQAVLDWTGGQPFLTQKVCKLLLQELKNLTPNPSPQAERGVIEHMVRERVIKNWESQDEPEHLRTIRDRILQSGEQRTGRLLGLCQQIIQQRGIEADESSEQMELRLTGLVVKRDGKLRIYNRIYAEVFNQEWCDKILAKMRPYSQAFNAWVAANGADESRLLRGEALQDALVWRIGKNLSHLDEQFLAASQEFDKRKVQSALDAQTEANQILMEAQQKAELALEEERNANQRLAKVQQKTQRQMKLGTVVLVVSFVGAILAFVFAVESIRTRQNALTATRLEQDGINLLRVSEKGNLDDLLLAMKAGRELKSLVKDKKSLADYPAYSPMFSLQTILLNIREKNSLEGHESDVRSVVYSPDGKNLASASHDKTIKLWNVATGKVISTLTGHESEVRSVVYSPDGKTLASASRDNTIKLWNVATGKVISTLTGHKSYVNSVVFSRDGKTLASASHDKTIKLWNVATGKVISTLTGHKSYVNSVVFSRDGKTLASASHDKTIKLWNVATGKVISTLTGHKSSVISVVYSPDGKTLASASWDNITASLDKTIKLWNVATGKVISTLTGHESDVRSVVYSPDGKTLASASADNTIKLWNVATGKVISTLTGHESDVRSVVYSPDGKTLASASADNTIKLWNVATGKVISTLTGHESEVRSVVYSPDGKNLASASADNTIKLWNVATGKVISTLTGHESEVRSVVYSPDGKTLASASWDNTIKLWNVATGKVISSLTGHKSEVNSVVYSPDGKNLASASADNTIKLWNVATGKVISTLTGHESEVRSVVYSPDGKTLASASWDNTIKLWNVATGKVISTLTGHESVVNSVVYSPDGKTLASASWDNTIKLWNVATGKVISTLTGHESEVNSVVYSPDGKTLASASWDNTIKLWNVATGKVISTLTGHESVVNSVVYSPDGKTLASASADNTIKLWNLDLDNLLAQGCVWLKDYLASHPDKANVCPR, from the coding sequence ATGAGTTTAACTCCTGTTCCCAATTATTCCTATCAAGTTGGGGGTACTTTACCTAGCGATGCTCCAACCTATGTGAAGCGACAAGCTGACGAGGAACTGTATGCAAGCTTGAAAGCGGGGGAATTTTGCTATGTTCTCAATTCCCGACAGATGGGAAAATCGAGTTTGCGAGTACAGACAATGAAACGATTGCAGCAAGAAGGAATTGCTTGTGCTGCCATCGATATTAGTGTAGTGGATGCGACTCCTGAACAATGGTATGCGGGGGTAATTGATAGTATTGCAACTGGCTTAAATTTATACCAGTTCGATATTGATGATTGGTGGAACGAAAACCACTTATTACCTTATGCACAGCGTTTTAGTAACTTTTTAGTCGAAATCGTTTTAGAGTCAATTAATACGCAAGTAATTATTTTTATCGATGAAATTGACAGTATTTTGAGCTTGCGATCGCAATTCAACACCGATGACTTTTTTGCCGCAATTCGAGAATTTTATAACCGTCGAGCAGATAACCCGAAATACAACCGCATTTCTTTTGCTTTGTTAGGGGTTTCCACACCTGCGGATTTAATTCAAGATAAATACCGTACACCCTTTAATATTGGGAGAGCGATCGCATTAGCAGGATTTGAGTTTGCGGAAGCACAACCACTCGCTCCAGGATTAGCAGAAATTGGTAATCCCCAAGCTTTGCTCCAAGCTGTTTTGGATTGGACAGGGGGACAGCCATTTTTGACCCAGAAGGTTTGTAAGTTGCTGTTGCAGGAATTAAAGAACCTCACCCCCAACCCCTCTCCGCAAGCGGAGAGGGGAGTAATTGAGCATATGGTTAGGGAAAGGGTGATTAAAAATTGGGAAAGCCAGGATGAACCAGAACATTTAAGGACGATACGCGATCGTATTCTGCAAAGTGGAGAACAGCGTACTGGTAGATTATTGGGTTTATGTCAGCAAATTATCCAGCAGAGGGGAATAGAGGCAGATGAAAGTTCCGAGCAAATGGAACTGCGGTTGACGGGGTTGGTGGTGAAGCGGGATGGAAAATTAAGAATTTATAACCGTATTTACGCGGAAGTATTTAACCAAGAATGGTGCGACAAAATCCTAGCAAAAATGCGTCCTTATTCTCAGGCTTTTAATGCTTGGGTAGCGGCAAATGGTGCAGATGAATCGCGTTTGTTGCGGGGAGAAGCTTTGCAGGATGCGCTAGTGTGGCGAATTGGCAAAAATTTGAGCCATTTGGATGAGCAGTTTTTAGCTGCTAGTCAGGAATTTGATAAGCGCAAAGTACAAAGTGCTTTGGATGCACAAACGGAAGCAAATCAAATTTTGATGGAAGCACAACAAAAAGCAGAATTAGCTTTAGAAGAAGAGAGGAACGCAAATCAGCGATTAGCCAAGGTACAACAAAAAACTCAGCGACAAATGAAGTTGGGGACTGTGGTGTTAGTTGTGTCTTTTGTGGGGGCAATTTTAGCTTTTGTTTTTGCTGTTGAATCTATACGTACCCGTCAAAATGCCCTCACAGCTACACGATTAGAGCAAGATGGGATAAATTTATTGCGGGTTTCTGAGAAAGGAAATCTTGATGATTTGCTGCTAGCGATGAAAGCTGGAAGGGAGTTGAAAAGTTTAGTTAAAGATAAAAAATCTTTAGCTGATTATCCTGCCTATAGTCCTATGTTTAGTTTACAGACGATTTTATTAAACATTCGCGAGAAAAATAGCTTGGAGGGGCATGAATCTGATGTCAGGAGCGTGGTTTACAGCCCAGATGGCAAAAACCTTGCTTCTGCAAGTCATGACAAGACCATCAAATTGTGGAATGTCGCCACAGGAAAAGTGATTTCCACCCTGACTGGGCATGAATCTGAGGTCAGGAGCGTGGTTTACAGCCCGGACGGCAAAACCCTTGCTTCTGCAAGTCGTGACAACACCATAAAATTGTGGAATGTCGCCACAGGAAAAGTGATTTCCACCCTGACTGGGCATAAATCTTATGTCAACAGCGTGGTTTTCAGCCGGGATGGCAAAACCCTTGCTTCTGCAAGTCATGACAAGACCATAAAATTGTGGAATGTCGCCACAGGAAAAGTGATTTCCACCCTGACTGGGCATAAATCTTATGTCAACAGCGTGGTTTTCAGCCGGGATGGCAAAACCCTTGCTTCTGCAAGTCATGACAAGACCATAAAATTGTGGAATGTCGCCACAGGAAAAGTGATTTCCACCCTGACTGGGCATAAATCTTCGGTCATCAGCGTGGTTTACAGCCCGGATGGCAAAACCCTTGCTTCTGCAAGTTGGGACAACATCACTGCAAGTTTGGACAAGACCATAAAATTGTGGAATGTCGCCACAGGAAAAGTGATTTCCACCCTGACTGGGCATGAATCTGATGTCAGGAGCGTGGTTTACAGCCCAGATGGCAAAACCCTTGCTTCTGCAAGTGCTGACAACACCATAAAATTGTGGAATGTCGCCACAGGAAAAGTGATTTCTACCCTGACTGGGCATGAATCTGATGTCAGGAGCGTGGTTTACAGCCCAGATGGCAAAACCCTTGCTTCTGCAAGTGCTGACAACACCATAAAATTGTGGAATGTCGCCACAGGAAAAGTGATTTCTACCCTGACTGGGCATGAATCTGAGGTCAGGAGCGTGGTTTACAGCCCGGATGGCAAAAACCTTGCTTCTGCAAGTGCTGACAACACCATAAAATTGTGGAATGTCGCCACAGGAAAAGTGATTTCTACCCTGACTGGGCATGAATCTGAGGTCAGGAGCGTGGTTTACAGCCCGGATGGCAAAACCCTTGCTTCTGCAAGTTGGGACAACACCATAAAATTGTGGAATGTCGCCACAGGAAAAGTGATTTCCAGCCTGACTGGGCATAAATCTGAGGTCAATAGCGTGGTTTACAGCCCGGATGGCAAAAACCTTGCTTCTGCAAGTGCTGACAACACCATAAAATTGTGGAATGTCGCCACAGGAAAAGTGATTTCTACCCTGACTGGGCATGAATCTGAGGTCAGGAGCGTGGTTTACAGCCCGGATGGCAAAACCCTTGCTTCTGCAAGTTGGGACAACACCATAAAATTGTGGAATGTCGCCACAGGAAAAGTGATTTCCACCCTGACTGGGCATGAATCTGTGGTCAATAGCGTGGTTTACAGCCCAGATGGCAAAACCCTTGCTTCTGCAAGTTGGGACAACACCATAAAATTGTGGAATGTCGCCACAGGAAAAGTGATTTCCACCCTGACTGGGCATGAATCTGAGGTCAACAGCGTGGTTTACAGCCCGGATGGCAAAACCCTTGCTTCTGCAAGTTGGGACAACACCATAAAATTGTGGAATGTCGCCACAGGAAAAGTGATTTCCACCCTGACTGGGCATGAATCTGTGGTCAATAGCGTGGTTTACAGCCCAGATGGCAAAACCCTTGCTTCTGCAAGTGCTGACAACACTATCAAATTGTGGAATTTGGATTTAGATAATTTACTAGCGCAGGGATGTGTGTGGTTGAAAGATTATTTAGCTAGCCATCCTGATAAGGCTAATGTCTGCCCTCGTTAA
- a CDS encoding PA14 domain-containing protein, with product MNNSTNNSNSLDINKDLTSITNQSGLSTSLNTGKNISTSLFNLLSQSSSPAISSTGDGLRGEYYDNQDFTNLKLSRIDQTVNFDFGRGSPNASIGVDTFSIRWTGKVEAKYNETYTFYTTTDDGVRLWVNGQQVINNFRDQSTTEVSGNITLEAGKKYDIRLDYYEKTGRAVSRLAWSSASQIKEIIPKSQLYSPGSPTATLQTSANPTTGTNNYNFQINYTDDTAVDLTSIDSNDIRVTNNKGFNQLATLVSVENNPNGTPLTATYSINAPGGVWDISDASIYTITLEANQIRDVDGNFTSAINLGQFNYSITGTGTGLKGEYYDNKDFTNLKLTRTDGTINFDFGNGSPDASIGADTFSARWTGFVEAKYSENYTFYTTSDDGVSLWINNHQVINRLVDQPATEFSSTPITLQAGEKYAIRLDYFENTGKAVSKLSWSSASQAKDIISQSQLYITNVTGSTDSIAPTASVNASNLTVGNSNNYTFTVTYSDNTAVNVSSLDSSDIQVTSSNGFSQLATLVSVDTNTNGTPRTATYRIHAPGTTWTTANNGSYSIALLANQVGDTAGNFASAGTLGNFSINIPEISVPTISLGQVPLQVNEANGSVQVEIIRYGNDLSGISTVDYITTGETATEGLDFTQMSGTVTFAAGETSKFVNIPILQDSLVEPGETFTFVVDHSSGATLGSYRTARITIDDDDQTNLTFSAPTVNENTGLATVIVSRGLATSIASVNYTTVAGTALVNSDFQATSGTLNFATGESSKTITIPIVNDAIGEANESFTIQFTNPVGVGLNLQNSTEITIIDDDPGSFVRETVVSGLTAPTTFDWIPGSSTNGLLIAQKNGVVRMFENGTLLTTPFIDISDQVNNTRDRGLLGMAIHPDFSKSGADKKPYVYLLFTYDPPETKLNLNPNTTLDAPDQPGNRPSRLIRVEADPATNYTTAKPGTEVVLLGKNSNWANTSRPDGNSTSMILNSDRSINYAANFAPSGIVNSSGQLFANMQDYYNNLSHLTNIEDYLATDSESHSVGDLEFGTDGSLFVSVGDGTSYNEVDPRAIRVQDLNNLSGKILRIDPITGAGLADNPFYDASKPDSNKSKVYDYGLRNPFRFSINEATNIPYIGDVGWKTWEELNAGKGKNFGWPYFEGGNGVSIRQPLYDDLAPAQQFYASGQAVTAPIYAFTHAGADAIVMGDFYTGNTFPSIYKNTLFIANYSKGTVDNITLDSQGQFVSIRRFDTFSNPRANTPVQITMGADGNLYYADITAGAISRWRSV from the coding sequence ATGAACAATAGTACAAATAATAGTAACAGCCTAGATATTAATAAAGATTTGACATCAATCACAAATCAAAGTGGTTTATCAACATCCCTAAATACTGGAAAAAATATTTCCACAAGCCTATTTAATTTACTAAGTCAATCTAGTTCCCCAGCTATATCTAGCACAGGTGATGGACTTCGCGGTGAATATTATGATAATCAAGACTTTACCAATCTCAAATTAAGTCGCATTGATCAGACAGTAAATTTTGACTTTGGTCGCGGTTCACCAAATGCCTCAATTGGTGTAGATACATTTTCCATCCGATGGACAGGTAAAGTTGAAGCGAAGTATAACGAAACCTATACTTTTTACACAACTACCGATGATGGAGTTAGATTGTGGGTAAATGGACAGCAAGTTATCAATAATTTCCGTGACCAATCCACAACTGAAGTTAGTGGTAATATTACCCTCGAAGCAGGTAAAAAATACGATATTCGTCTAGATTATTACGAAAAAACAGGTAGGGCAGTTTCTAGATTAGCTTGGTCTAGTGCTTCTCAAATTAAGGAAATTATCCCCAAATCTCAACTTTATTCACCAGGTTCACCGACTGCAACTCTTCAAACTAGTGCAAACCCAACTACTGGTACTAATAATTATAATTTTCAAATTAATTACACTGATGATACTGCCGTTGATCTCACAAGCATAGATAGTAATGATATTAGAGTCACAAATAATAAAGGATTTAATCAGTTAGCAACTCTAGTTAGTGTTGAGAACAATCCAAATGGTACTCCCCTCACAGCTACCTATAGTATTAATGCTCCCGGTGGAGTTTGGGATATTAGTGATGCCAGTATTTACACCATTACTTTAGAAGCAAACCAAATTCGAGATGTTGATGGTAACTTTACTAGTGCAATTAATCTTGGTCAATTCAACTACAGCATTACTGGAACTGGTACAGGATTAAAAGGTGAATATTACGACAATAAAGACTTTACTAATTTAAAGTTGACTCGTACTGATGGGACGATTAATTTTGACTTTGGTAATGGTTCTCCAGATGCATCAATTGGTGCAGATACATTTTCAGCTAGATGGACAGGTTTTGTAGAAGCTAAATATAGCGAAAACTATACTTTCTACACGACATCAGACGATGGTGTTAGTTTGTGGATCAATAATCACCAAGTAATCAATCGCTTGGTTGATCAACCAGCAACTGAGTTTAGTAGTACCCCAATTACCTTACAAGCTGGTGAAAAATATGCGATTCGCTTAGATTATTTTGAGAATACAGGCAAAGCAGTTTCTAAACTGTCTTGGTCTAGTGCTTCTCAAGCTAAGGATATTATTTCTCAATCACAACTTTATATCACTAATGTAACAGGTTCAACCGATTCTATTGCTCCAACTGCATCTGTCAATGCTAGTAACTTAACCGTGGGGAATAGTAATAACTATACATTCACTGTCACCTACAGCGATAATACCGCTGTGAATGTGTCTAGCTTAGATAGTAGTGATATTCAAGTGACTAGTTCCAATGGATTTAGTCAACTTGCTACTTTAGTGAGTGTTGACACCAATACAAATGGTACTCCCCGTACTGCAACCTATAGAATCCATGCACCAGGAACAACATGGACTACAGCTAACAATGGTTCCTATAGTATTGCTTTACTAGCGAATCAAGTTGGAGATACTGCGGGGAATTTTGCAAGTGCAGGGACTCTAGGAAATTTTTCCATAAATATTCCCGAAATATCTGTACCTACTATCAGCTTAGGACAAGTTCCTTTACAGGTAAATGAAGCGAATGGTTCAGTTCAAGTCGAAATTATTCGCTACGGAAATGATCTGAGTGGAATATCTACAGTTGATTACATCACCACAGGTGAAACTGCTACTGAAGGTTTGGATTTTACTCAAATGAGTGGAACAGTAACTTTTGCAGCGGGAGAAACTAGTAAGTTTGTAAATATTCCCATACTTCAAGATTCATTAGTAGAACCTGGAGAGACTTTTACATTTGTGGTTGATCATTCAAGTGGTGCAACTTTGGGTTCTTACCGGACTGCTAGGATTACCATTGATGATGATGATCAGACAAACCTGACTTTTAGCGCTCCGACTGTGAATGAGAATACAGGGTTGGCAACGGTGATTGTGAGTAGAGGTTTAGCAACAAGTATAGCTAGTGTAAATTACACCACTGTAGCTGGAACAGCTTTGGTCAACTCAGATTTTCAAGCAACTAGTGGAACCCTAAATTTTGCTACTGGTGAAAGCAGTAAGACAATTACGATTCCAATTGTCAATGATGCGATTGGAGAAGCGAACGAAAGCTTCACAATCCAGTTTACTAATCCGGTGGGAGTAGGCTTAAATCTGCAAAATAGTACCGAAATCACGATTATTGATGATGACCCAGGTAGTTTTGTCCGGGAAACAGTAGTTAGTGGTTTAACAGCACCCACTACCTTTGATTGGATACCAGGTAGTAGTACTAACGGTTTGCTGATTGCTCAGAAAAATGGCGTTGTCCGGATGTTTGAAAATGGTACCTTGTTAACAACACCATTTATAGATATTTCTGACCAAGTTAACAATACACGCGATCGCGGTTTACTAGGAATGGCTATTCATCCTGATTTTTCTAAGTCAGGTGCAGATAAAAAGCCTTATGTTTACCTCTTATTTACCTACGATCCACCAGAAACAAAACTTAATCTTAACCCCAACACAACACTAGACGCTCCAGATCAACCAGGTAATCGTCCCTCACGCTTAATTCGAGTTGAAGCTGACCCCGCTACCAATTACACCACAGCTAAACCGGGAACTGAAGTTGTATTACTAGGTAAAAATAGTAACTGGGCTAATACCAGTCGTCCTGATGGCAACAGCACAAGCATGATTTTGAACAGCGATCGCAGTATCAATTATGCAGCAAACTTTGCACCGTCGGGAATTGTAAATTCTAGTGGTCAACTATTTGCAAATATGCAAGATTACTACAACAATCTTAGTCATCTTACAAATATTGAAGACTATCTCGCTACTGATAGTGAATCCCACTCAGTTGGTGACTTGGAATTTGGTACCGATGGCTCCTTGTTTGTTAGTGTTGGTGATGGTACTTCCTACAACGAAGTAGATCCACGCGCAATTAGGGTGCAAGACCTCAACAACCTTTCAGGGAAAATTCTCCGCATCGACCCGATTACAGGTGCAGGGTTGGCAGATAACCCCTTCTACGATGCTAGCAAGCCTGATAGCAACAAATCAAAAGTATACGACTACGGTTTACGCAACCCTTTCCGCTTTTCCATCAATGAAGCCACAAATATCCCCTACATTGGGGATGTTGGTTGGAAAACATGGGAAGAACTCAATGCAGGTAAAGGCAAAAACTTTGGCTGGCCCTATTTTGAAGGTGGCAATGGTGTAAGTATTCGGCAACCTCTGTATGATGATTTAGCCCCTGCACAGCAATTCTACGCCAGTGGGCAAGCAGTTACAGCACCTATTTATGCCTTTACACATGCTGGTGCTGACGCAATTGTTATGGGTGATTTCTACACAGGTAATACATTTCCTTCTATCTATAAAAATACATTGTTTATTGCTAATTACAGTAAGGGAACCGTAGATAACATCACCTTAGATAGTCAAGGTCAATTTGTCTCCATCAGACGTTTTGATACATTTAGTAATCCCAGAGCAAATACACCTGTACAGATTACCATGGGTGCTGATGGCAACTTATATTATGCAGATATTACAGCAGGTGCGATTTCTCGTTGGCGATCTGTGTAG
- a CDS encoding 2Fe-2S iron-sulfur cluster-binding protein: protein MPQVIAQGQTIECSPKTNLRSCLLRNGIELYNGGAKVINCRGIGTCGTCAVYIEGEVNQPNWKDKARRSLPPHSPTRELRLACQTQVLGDLKVTKYDGFWGQGSQVVWTPKG, encoded by the coding sequence ATGCCTCAAGTAATAGCTCAAGGTCAAACAATCGAATGTTCCCCTAAAACTAATTTACGTTCCTGTTTGCTACGGAATGGAATTGAACTTTACAATGGCGGTGCTAAGGTAATTAACTGTCGTGGAATCGGGACTTGTGGCACTTGTGCTGTTTATATTGAAGGTGAGGTTAACCAGCCAAACTGGAAAGACAAAGCGCGACGCTCACTTCCTCCCCATTCTCCCACAAGAGAATTACGCCTAGCATGTCAAACACAGGTATTAGGCGATCTCAAAGTTACAAAATATGATGGATTTTGGGGACAAGGTTCTCAAGTCGTTTGGACACCTAAAGGTTAG
- the cimA gene encoding citramalate synthase: MIENSPNQLWIYDTTLRDGTQREGLSVSIEDKLRIARRLDQMGIPFIEGGWPGANPKDVQFFWQLQAEPLKQAEIVAFCFTRRPHQTAATDPMMRSLLAAATHWVTIVGKSWDLHVTEGLKTTLTENLEMIRDTIEYLRTQGRKVIYDAEHWFDGYKHNPEYAIQTLESAIASGAEWVVLCDTNGGTLPHEVSRVVSEVIQKLPPNTQIGIHTHNDSDTAVANAIAGVMAGVKMVQGTINGYGERCGNANLCSLIPNFQIKMGYHCIAENQLAQLTETSRFVSEVVNLAPDDHAAFVGCSAFAHKGGMHVSAVEKNPLTYEHIQPQQIGNHRRIVISEQAGVSNVLAKARTFGIELEKENPATREILERLKELESQGYQFEAAEASFELLMREALGSRQQFFEIKGFQVHCELARGKETNNALATVKIAVNGKDILEVAEGNGPVAALDAALRKALGNFYPQISDFELSDYKVRILNENAGTAAKTRVLVESRNGHQRWTTVSVSTNILDASYHAVVEGLEYGLFLHADVEPVISAEC; encoded by the coding sequence ATGATCGAAAACTCACCAAATCAACTCTGGATATACGACACTACTTTGCGTGATGGTACTCAGCGTGAAGGTTTATCGGTATCTATTGAAGATAAATTACGTATTGCTCGTAGACTCGATCAGATGGGAATTCCATTTATTGAGGGTGGTTGGCCCGGTGCTAATCCAAAGGATGTACAATTTTTTTGGCAATTGCAGGCAGAGCCACTTAAACAGGCTGAGATTGTAGCATTTTGTTTTACCCGCCGTCCTCACCAAACTGCGGCAACTGATCCAATGATGCGATCGCTTTTAGCTGCCGCGACTCACTGGGTAACGATTGTTGGTAAATCTTGGGATTTGCATGTTACAGAGGGTTTAAAAACTACTCTAACAGAAAATTTGGAGATGATCCGCGATACTATTGAGTATCTTCGCACTCAGGGACGCAAAGTTATTTACGATGCCGAACATTGGTTTGATGGTTATAAGCATAATCCTGAGTATGCTATACAAACTTTGGAAAGTGCGATCGCATCTGGTGCAGAATGGGTGGTTTTGTGTGACACTAATGGCGGAACTTTACCCCATGAAGTTAGTCGGGTTGTCAGTGAAGTGATCCAAAAATTACCCCCAAATACCCAGATTGGCATCCACACCCATAATGATAGTGATACTGCGGTGGCGAATGCGATCGCTGGAGTCATGGCAGGGGTGAAAATGGTGCAAGGTACAATTAATGGATATGGTGAACGTTGTGGAAATGCCAATTTGTGTTCCCTCATCCCCAATTTTCAAATCAAAATGGGTTATCACTGCATCGCTGAAAATCAGTTAGCCCAATTAACAGAAACTAGTCGCTTTGTCAGTGAAGTGGTAAACTTAGCACCAGACGACCATGCAGCCTTTGTTGGTTGTTCCGCTTTTGCCCACAAGGGAGGAATGCATGTTTCCGCAGTGGAAAAAAATCCCCTCACCTACGAACATATCCAACCTCAACAAATTGGTAATCACAGACGAATTGTGATTTCTGAACAAGCAGGTGTCAGTAATGTTTTGGCAAAAGCCCGGACTTTTGGCATTGAACTGGAAAAAGAGAACCCAGCTACCAGAGAAATTTTAGAACGTCTCAAGGAATTAGAAAGCCAAGGTTATCAATTTGAAGCTGCTGAAGCCAGTTTTGAACTATTGATGCGGGAAGCTTTGGGAAGTCGTCAGCAATTCTTTGAAATTAAAGGCTTTCAGGTGCATTGTGAATTGGCAAGGGGTAAAGAAACAAACAATGCCTTAGCAACGGTGAAAATTGCCGTAAATGGTAAAGATATTCTCGAAGTCGCCGAGGGCAATGGACCTGTCGCCGCCTTGGATGCTGCCCTCAGAAAGGCTCTAGGCAACTTCTACCCTCAAATTAGCGACTTTGAATTATCTGACTACAAAGTGCGGATTCTCAATGAAAATGCTGGTACAGCCGCTAAAACTCGCGTATTAGTTGAGTCGCGCAACGGACATCAACGTTGGACAACAGTCAGTGTTTCTACGAATATTCTCGATGCTTCCTATCACGCTGTGGTGGAAGGCTTGGAATACGGATTATTCTTACATGCTGATGTAGAACCAGTAATTAGTGCTGAATGTTAG